The following are encoded together in the Azospirillum brasilense genome:
- the ppk2 gene encoding polyphosphate kinase 2, whose translation MAKKLKTAHRVESARPKLKRRDYESALADLHVELVKLQQWVVRKGMKVCIVFEGRDTAGKGGTIKAITERVSPRVFRVVALPTPTEREKSQMYIQRYIPHLPAAGEVVIFDRSWYNRAGVERVMGFCTEEQAKRFLDVVPSVEKAIIESGVVLLKYWLEVSPKEQTRRLEARINDGRKVWKLSPMDLKSYGHWYDYSRARDEMFRETDTSWAPWFVARSDDKRRARLNIIRHMLDHIPYEELPRETVKLPKRQDPDGYENPNYPLKVIPELQWPTE comes from the coding sequence ATGGCAAAGAAGCTGAAGACTGCCCATCGCGTCGAGTCCGCGCGACCAAAGCTCAAGCGGCGGGACTACGAAAGTGCGCTTGCGGATCTTCATGTCGAACTGGTGAAGCTGCAACAATGGGTTGTTCGCAAAGGCATGAAGGTCTGCATCGTCTTCGAAGGTCGCGACACCGCCGGCAAGGGCGGAACCATCAAGGCCATCACCGAGCGCGTGAGTCCGCGCGTGTTCCGCGTCGTCGCCTTGCCCACGCCGACCGAGCGCGAAAAGTCGCAAATGTACATTCAGCGCTACATCCCGCACCTGCCCGCCGCCGGGGAGGTCGTCATCTTCGACCGGAGCTGGTACAATCGCGCCGGAGTTGAGCGGGTGATGGGCTTCTGCACCGAGGAGCAGGCGAAGCGGTTTCTCGACGTCGTCCCGAGCGTGGAGAAGGCCATCATCGAGTCCGGGGTGGTTCTGCTGAAATACTGGCTCGAAGTCAGCCCCAAAGAGCAGACACGCCGCCTTGAAGCACGGATCAACGACGGGCGGAAGGTCTGGAAGCTGTCGCCGATGGATTTGAAGTCCTACGGCCACTGGTACGATTATTCGCGCGCGCGCGACGAGATGTTCAGGGAGACCGACACCTCCTGGGCGCCGTGGTTCGTCGCGCGGTCGGACGACAAGAGGCGGGCGCGCTTGAACATCATCCGCCATATGCTCGACCACATCCCCTATGAAGAGCTGCCCAGGGAAACCGTGAAGCTGCCCAAGCGCCAGGACCCGGACGGCTACGAGAACCCCAACTACCCATTGAAGGTCATTCCGGAGCTGCAATGGCCCACGGAGTGA